Proteins encoded by one window of Rhodamnia argentea isolate NSW1041297 chromosome 6, ASM2092103v1, whole genome shotgun sequence:
- the LOC115755536 gene encoding leucoanthocyanidin reductase-like produces MTAPTSPSGRVLIIGATGFIGRFITEASIEAGRPTYILVRPGSSSPSKANAIEILQKKGAIVVHGLIDDKSLMEAILEEHEIEIVISAVGGEQILDQLSLVEAIKAVRTVKRFLPSEFGHDVDRADPVEPGLAMYREKRKIRRLIEDHQLPYTYICCNSIASWPYYDNRHPSEVLPPLDHFQIYGDGTVKAYFVAGTDIGKFTMKTVDDDRALNKLVHFRPPCNNCNMNELATLWEMKIGRTLPRVTVTEEDLLSVAAENRIPQSIVASFTHDIFIKGCQVNFSIDGHNNVDVSSLYPEEPFRTLDECFSEFAAKMGKKVHPKGEVAAQNPVMEAIAIAAMCS; encoded by the exons ATGACGGCACCGACATCGCCCTCGGGCCGGGTCCTCATCATCGGCGCAACCGGTTTCATCGGCCGGTTCATCACGGAGGCGAGCATCGAAGCGGGCCGGCCGACCTACATCCTCGTTAGGCCTGGCTCGAGCAGCCCCTCCAAGGCGAACGCCATCGAAATTCTGCAAAAGAAAGGCGCGATCGTCGTGCAT GGGTTGATAGACGACAAGAGTCTGATGGAGGCAATACTCGAGGAGCATGAGATAGAGATTGTGATCTCGGCTGTTGGGGGCGAGCAAATTTTGGATCAACTCAGTTTGGTGGAGGCCATTAAAGCTGTTCGTACCGTCAAG AGGTTCTTGCCGTCGGAGTTTGGGCACGACGTGGACCGGGCTGACCCGGTGGAGCCAGGTCTCGCCATGTACAGGGAGAAGCGCAAGATCAGACGGTTGATAGAAGATCACCAGTTGCCGTACACCTACATCTGCTGCAACTCCATCGCCTCTTGGCCCTACTACGATAACAGGCACCCTTCCGAAGTACTTCCTCCGTTGGATCACTTCCAAATCTACGGTGATGGGACCGTCAAAG CTTATTTTGTTGCTGGGACCGACATCGGGAAGTTCACCATGAAGACGGTGGACGACGATAGGGCGCTGAACAAGTTGGTGCATTTCCGGCCGCCTTGCAACAACTGCAACATGAACGAGCTAGCGACCTTGTGGGAGATGAAGATCGGACGCACCCTCCCTCGTGTCACCGTCACCGAAGAGGACCTCTTGTCTGTCGCCGCGG AGAATCGCATACCGCAGAGCATCGTCGCCTCGTTCACTCATGACATTTTCATTAAAGGCTGTCAAGTTAACTTTTCGATCGATGGCCACAACAATGTCGATGTGAGCAGTCTCTATCCGGAAGAACCCTTCCGCACACTCGATGAGTGCTTCAGTGAATTCGCCGCCAAAATGGGGAAGAAAGTCCATCCCAAAGGAGAAGTCGCCGCACAGAATCCCGTGATGGAGGCCATTGCAATCGCAGCGATGTGTTCATAA